The nucleotide window ATCTTTGTCTTCTATCCTGATTCTAAATATTAATCTTGATATATACTGTATTTGGAGACAATAAAATATACCTTAGTCATCATGTTCTCCTCTCCAGAGAGTACTTCCATTTGGAAATTTCGGTATGTATTGTcaatattattgattttatttactgCTGAGGTGATCCCTGGATTTTTGTCAATCATAACTTGGCCTAAAAGAAGAGATGACAATTAATAACAAATACTGACTACTGGCTGCAAAATCCTGGCTAAAAGTGCAAGTGTGAAACAAACTGTAGGTAAACACTATACGTCGTGTGTGTAATGTGGCAAGCAATTCTAAAAATTCAACAGATTACTAAAGTTAATGTCTGAAAGAATCCAATACTCACAAAAAAATGTATGggtaatatttaaagaaaaaattttgaagagTTTGGGTATACCTAATATTTGTGCATGTTTTTCTAAAGCCTTTCAAATGTTCCAATATAAGTAAACAAAGGAAAGATAAGGACCCTGGCAGCAAATGGTCTCTCTCAGAAAACAGCAAAATATCTTCCTGTCCCCATTGGCCTCAAACCAAATGTTTGTTTTACTGTGGATTTGAAGCACATGCCCTCACTTTGGAAATTTATGCCAGCAAAACAATGTttccaaataaaagaaacaaaggttCTTTAGAGTGTTATCTAAATAAAATGTCCCTTAAATTGTTCTTTTTGTCAAATACTTATCAAAGCAGAAGGGCTGCAAAGATAATACAACAGAAATGACATATTGATGTCCTTTAATCAGTTTTTGTtagcacttaaaaatttttacaaaaatctaTATGCTATTCATTGCATTAAGGAAAGATAACTATTTGCAAGTTAGTATTCAGTCCTACAAATATGCTGAAATACAACCAGAATTTGTTCTTGAAGATGACAGTATTAATAAGCTCTAGTCAGTCATTGCTCTTATCCTGTTCTGTTTCATTTAATTCAACTCAACttttaaggaatagaaattagtttgaaataaggaatgaaattaaaaatttttaaaaagctatcctGAAGGTCTATGGTGAAAGCTTTGAAATTACTGTTGtatgaaaatgttttacttttaacTTATGAGTGCCCTTTTATGAAAGAGGTCATAGGAATGCCAAAGGAATGTTTGAGTTAGGCTAGGCAAAGACTCACAGGAAAGCCTAGACTTGACTTTGGCACTAATTCATAATTATAAGGATCTGTTTAAGAATTTATTATGTTGCCACTAATCCACTATCAGTCCCTTtcatcaataaaaacaaaggaaatgcaTAACAGCACAGTTCTAAATGAATCCTATCCATGCAAAATACTAAGTGCTACATTTAAAGCTGAAAATATAAttactatatattaaaaaataataatctggaGAATTTAGGCTAGGAGCACTAAAAAACAAAGCATGGTGTCTGACATACAGAAGATCGGTTGGATGAATCAATGAAAACATATAAACAActgtctttcattttttcctgatACAACAAATTATAAGAGCTAGTATTAAACATTGTCCTGAAAGCCCAATAAGTCTCGTGTACCAAAAAGAACTCTGTTCAATGCAGCTTCCAAAGCAAATGATTCAAGTTGAATCTACACTTAAATATCAGTGTATGCAAAAGCCTGGACCAATAGTTCCAGCTTGGTATGACTCTAAAGAGGGTTTTGGTTTTCCAAAATGGCCCTCAAAGGAGGGTATGTAGCTCAAGATTCAGCTTAAGGTTATAATGATAAAAAAGTCCTGTATCTGtaatttggcattttaaaaaataaaaatttgcaatTTCCTTTCTAGTACATGAATATTACTATGACACACCTACCAATTAAATGCTTGAAAGGTAGCTGATGTTCTCGAAGGTTCAAATGTGCAATGTGTCCAACTCTGCTAAACCCTGAAGTCACATCTTGACCTTCAGGAAGCACAGCTTTTAAGATTTCTTCTGACTTAAAGTTTTCATAAGTTAGTTCCAAATTATACTCAGATATCTGTGGTATGACATTAAACTGTGCTAAAATACTGAGTTCTGCTTTCTCAAAAGGATCTTGAGTAAACATTTTATAGGGATCCAGCATAATTAGTCTACTTTCTTCATCTTCTGGATCTTCAATCACACGTTTTATGCCTGGGCGCTGCAGTGTCACCCTTTTAAGTGATCGCATCAATTTATTGactatttctttcttcactttaaGCACTGGAATGGTGACTGTCTTTTTAAAAGCTGTTCTATCAAGCTCTGTCATGCCTTGAACATCAGAGGGTGGTGAAAACAATTCAAAGTCTCTatcatttgtttctatttctggcATGGTTGAGAATCTTTTTCTTTGATCCATTAAGGAAATACCAGGTGCTTTCCTAAGCTTCTGTGTCAACGATGTCCAAGCTAGTGGAATCAAAGATTGTAATTCAGTTATGCCGCAGCTTTCCACTTTCAGAAGTCGTCTTGAGAATTCAAATGGCTTCCGTAAGATCctagaaaaaatattcatttaagaaatgtcatAAAGCTACTAACATATTCACAAGGTTTTTGGGAATTTAAATCTACATTCTACTGTTTCAAATACCCTGCTAAATGCATAAAACTTTTAGTGATATTTGGAAAGTATACTATCTTTTTCAGAATAGGATGGCTTTTATTAGTGGTGGATAATAAATCTGCACCTTCAACTTACCCGGTGCCTGGACAGAGGGCTTCCTGATGCATCAGCCTTCTTACAATCAATGAACCTTTCCACCCACAATCTTCTACACAAGGCTGAAATTTGGAGTTAAAAGATCATCTCTAAATGAAATGGTCGTTTATATGATTAACCAATGGAAATACTTATTAGAATATTCCCATAGGTGCTTATTGTGTTACATGTTGTGCCAAATGCTTTATACACATCAATCTTGGGAGATTTGTAATATAGCATCCGTATTTTGTACATGAGTTAACTAAAGTTCAGAAGTTAACTAAACTCACCCACCACTTCCTTGGTGGTAAGTGACTGAGCAAGGTCTGACTGCCTTTTATGTTCTTAGTATACAGCCAAGTTATTAGTCTTTGATGCTTTACTGACACACGTCCTGCCCTTACCTAGAGGCTTCAGTATCTGGAGAACAACAACGCCATTGAGTTTATGCGCACAGTATTTGGTATTCACTTTGTCTTCTAAAATACCAAACAAGTTAATTGTAATGGGAAAGGGCTCTGCTCCAGAATCCCTTAAAGCAACTAAGTTTAACCTCACAGTTAGGGTTCAAAATGGGTCCAGCAGTTAACCATCTGGGCGACCCTGGGTGCATTACTTAATACGAGCCTCGGTTTCCTATGTGCAAGATGTGCCCAAAGGATCGACCCCGGCCCTAGGCGCGACGCGTGGACAGGTGGGTGACCCCACGACGTCTCCGGGCCCGGGCGGCACGAGGCCGAGAGCAGCCCGGGCAGGCTGGTACCACCGCCTCGACCTTCAGGCCCTTGGAACCGCCCAGGGCGCCGCGGCCGCCACCTCAGCGCTGCACCGTTCCAATTCCTGGCGTGGCCCGGCTCGGTCGGTGACCAGACCCTCACCTCATGCTCCGGCGCGGCTCCGAAACCCGTCGCAGACCGAGGGGCGGGCTTCGCTGACGTCATCATGGCTCGCCGCCCGGGGAGGGCGTCAGAGCGCGACGCAGCCCTCCCGTCTTCTCCGCCCCGCCAGGGACGGGCACCGGAAAGGCCAGGCAGATGGCTCCGCCTCTGGCGCGACTTGCGATGGGATCGCGGGGCAAGGTAGAGGCTAGCAGATGGACGTGGTAGTCAGCCACAGAGCGGCATGGAGACGTCCCGGGGGAACCCCAGCGCCGAGCCGGGCTGGTACGTCTCTGTCCGGCAGCCCGAAGACGCGGAGGCGGAGGCGGAGGCGGGAGAGTTGAGTCCGTTGCTAAGCAACGTAAGTGGGCTGCGTTAACCCCCGCGCGCTGACGCCAGGCGCTCAGCCTTGGCCAGCGGGATGGGAACTCGAGAGCCGAGACGCTGAAGCCCGGCCCCCGGGCCTCGCGGCCCAGAGGCAGCAGCCTAGAGGCTTCGGTGGCCCACCGTCCACGCGTCGCGCCTAGGGCCGGGGTCGATCCTTTGGGCACATCTTGCACATAGGAAACCGAGGCTCATATTAAGTAATGACCCAGGGTCGCCCAGATGGTTAACTGCTGGACCCATTTTGAACCCTAACTGTGAGGTTAAActtagttgctttttttttttttaattagagctgcttttgtttattatttatttatttattagagacagagtctcactttgtcaccctc belongs to Nycticebus coucang isolate mNycCou1 chromosome 9, mNycCou1.pri, whole genome shotgun sequence and includes:
- the TRMT5 gene encoding tRNA (guanine(37)-N1)-methyltransferase isoform X2; translated protein: MMTSAKPAPRSATGFGAAPEHEPCVEDCGWKGSLIVRRLMHQEALCPGTGILRKPFEFSRRLLKVESCGITELQSLIPLAWTSLTQKLRKAPGISLMDQRKRFSTMPEIETNDRDFELFSPPSDVQGMTELDRTAFKKTVTIPVLKVKKEIVNKLMRSLKRVTLQRPGIKRVIEDPEDEESRLIMLDPYKMFTQDPFEKAELSILAQFNVIPQISEYNLELTYENFKSEEILKAVLPEGQDVTSGFSRVGHIAHLNLREHQLPFKHLIGQVMIDKNPGITSAVNKINNIDNTYRNFQMEVLSGEENMMTKVRENNYTYEFDFSKVYWNPRLSTEHSRITELLKSGDVLFDVFAGVGPFAIPVAKKNCTVFANDLNPESYKWLLHNCKLNKVDRKVKVFNLDGKDFLQGPVKEELMQQLGLSKGRKHSVHIVMNLPAKAIEFLGAFKSLLDRQPCSSEVLPTVHCYSFSKHANPAEDVRQRAGAVLGVSLEACSSVHPVRNVAPNKEMLCITFQIPASVLYKNQSVNRENHEDPPIKRQKTDEGFPEEKTQIAPNT
- the TRMT5 gene encoding tRNA (guanine(37)-N1)-methyltransferase isoform X1, with translation MRILRKPFEFSRRLLKVESCGITELQSLIPLAWTSLTQKLRKAPGISLMDQRKRFSTMPEIETNDRDFELFSPPSDVQGMTELDRTAFKKTVTIPVLKVKKEIVNKLMRSLKRVTLQRPGIKRVIEDPEDEESRLIMLDPYKMFTQDPFEKAELSILAQFNVIPQISEYNLELTYENFKSEEILKAVLPEGQDVTSGFSRVGHIAHLNLREHQLPFKHLIGQVMIDKNPGITSAVNKINNIDNTYRNFQMEVLSGEENMMTKVRENNYTYEFDFSKVYWNPRLSTEHSRITELLKSGDVLFDVFAGVGPFAIPVAKKNCTVFANDLNPESYKWLLHNCKLNKVDRKVKVFNLDGKDFLQGPVKEELMQQLGLSKGRKHSVHIVMNLPAKAIEFLGAFKSLLDRQPCSSEVLPTVHCYSFSKHANPAEDVRQRAGAVLGVSLEACSSVHPVRNVAPNKEMLCITFQIPASVLYKNQSVNRENHEDPPIKRQKTDEGFPEEKTQIAPNT